One segment of Mycolicibacterium sp. YH-1 DNA contains the following:
- a CDS encoding DJ-1/PfpI family protein — protein MQLAIVLYPGFTALDFIGPYEVLRNLPDTEVRFVWHEPGPVTADSGALIVGATHSFDETPSPDVILVPGGPSTMEHARDERVLDWVRRADATSTWTTSVCSGSLILAAAGLLKGKRATSHWGTLPMLKAFGVTPVGDERIVDEGKLVTAAGVSAGLDMAMWLAGQIGGEARARAIQLAIEYDPQPPFDSGHMSKASAATKATAAAFLTVDMVKAGQLTAPVRLLWDRAIEVARGRGTRKSATSAR, from the coding sequence ATGCAGCTCGCCATAGTTCTCTATCCCGGTTTCACCGCGCTGGACTTCATCGGACCGTATGAGGTGCTGCGCAACCTGCCCGACACCGAGGTTCGATTCGTGTGGCACGAGCCCGGTCCCGTCACCGCCGACTCCGGCGCGCTGATCGTCGGCGCCACGCACTCGTTCGACGAAACCCCGTCGCCCGATGTCATTCTGGTGCCCGGGGGACCGTCGACCATGGAGCACGCGCGCGACGAGAGGGTGCTCGACTGGGTGCGCCGGGCCGACGCGACGTCAACGTGGACCACCTCGGTGTGCTCGGGATCGCTGATTCTCGCGGCCGCCGGTCTGCTGAAGGGTAAGCGCGCCACATCGCACTGGGGGACCCTGCCGATGCTCAAGGCGTTCGGCGTCACCCCGGTCGGCGACGAGCGCATCGTGGACGAGGGCAAGCTCGTGACGGCCGCAGGGGTGTCCGCGGGCCTGGACATGGCGATGTGGCTGGCAGGCCAGATCGGCGGGGAGGCCAGGGCCAGGGCCATCCAGCTCGCGATCGAGTACGACCCGCAACCGCCGTTCGACTCGGGCCACATGTCCAAGGCATCGGCGGCGACCAAGGCGACGGCGGCGGCCTTCCTCACGGTGGACATGGTCAAGGCGGGTCAGCTCACCGCGCCGGTGCGGCTGCTGTGGGACCGGGCGATCGAGGTTGCCCGCGGACGCGGCACCCGCAAGAGCGCGACTTCGGCGCGCT
- a CDS encoding GlxA family transcriptional regulator has translation MKRSVVILGFHGVQALDLVGPFDVLNAATGILLSHGELDDGYDVRVVSLRGGPVSTGTGLELVTHLLPDPRRGIDTVVLPGGFGTDAARRDPEVIAWIQAVAKTARRVVSVCNGALLAAQAGLLDGCTATTHWAFAAQLANEFPAVNVDPEPIFVRSSETVWTAAGVTAGIDLSLALVEADHGTEVAQTVARWMVLYLRRPGGQTQFAAPVWMPRAKREPIRAVQEAIESEPGGAHGVPDLARRAAMSPRHFTRVFTGEVGEAPGAYVERVRTEAARRQLEETDDTVTVIAARCGFGTAETMRRNFVRRMGISPDQYRRSFT, from the coding sequence GTGAAGCGCTCGGTGGTGATCCTCGGCTTTCACGGCGTTCAGGCCCTGGACCTCGTGGGTCCATTCGACGTGCTCAACGCGGCGACGGGCATCCTGCTGTCTCACGGCGAACTCGACGACGGCTACGACGTGCGCGTCGTATCGCTGCGCGGTGGTCCCGTCAGCACCGGCACGGGCCTGGAACTCGTCACCCACCTGCTGCCGGATCCGCGGCGCGGCATCGACACCGTCGTGCTCCCTGGCGGGTTCGGCACCGACGCCGCACGCCGCGACCCCGAGGTCATCGCCTGGATCCAGGCGGTCGCCAAGACCGCCCGCCGCGTCGTCAGCGTCTGCAACGGGGCGCTGCTCGCCGCGCAGGCGGGCCTGCTCGACGGCTGCACGGCCACCACCCACTGGGCGTTCGCGGCGCAACTGGCCAACGAGTTCCCCGCCGTCAACGTCGATCCCGAGCCCATCTTCGTGCGGAGCTCGGAGACCGTCTGGACCGCGGCAGGGGTCACGGCGGGTATCGACCTGTCGCTGGCGCTGGTCGAGGCCGATCACGGCACCGAGGTGGCGCAGACCGTGGCCCGCTGGATGGTGCTCTACCTGCGCAGGCCGGGTGGGCAGACGCAGTTCGCCGCACCGGTGTGGATGCCGCGCGCCAAACGCGAGCCCATCCGCGCCGTCCAGGAGGCCATCGAGTCCGAACCCGGTGGCGCGCACGGTGTCCCAGATCTGGCGCGCCGCGCGGCGATGAGCCCGCGCCACTTCACCCGCGTGTTCACCGGCGAGGTCGGCGAGGCGCCTGGTGCCTACGTCGAACGGGTCCGCACCGAGGCGGCGAGACGTCAGCTCGAGGAGACCGACGACACCGTCACCGTGATCGCCGCGCGCTGCGGGTTCGGCACCGCCGAGACCATGCGACGCAATTTCGTTCGCCGGATGGGCATCTCGCCCGACCAGTACCGCAGATCCTTCACCTGA
- a CDS encoding TetR/AcrR family transcriptional regulator, protein MPATPEVGAERRRRPKDRKEQIARASAEAFSELGYHGVSMEDIAGRVGVTAASLYRHYSRKYDLFRVAVLGLGQQLVECTAFVDDVSEGEPGADPEQLWDRIVTELIDTTLRNRTSGGLYRWEGRYLSDDDQEVLNAQIKLVNRRLQRPLSLLRPKLSSRQRWTLSSAVLSVIGSITDHRAQLSTNEIHATLTRIARDIRDIDLPGEAAPRDRAATRAVVHPAAGEYERILAAAMLLFHERGYRDTGMDDIAAAAGMPTTSLYRFFTGKSAILAAAYRRAADRVSGDVSTILAESDGPVDAVSRLVDTYVRRSFADPEIAYVYYAERMNVPAEEQAALHNIQRATTEAWGRQVCEAVPEITPAEARFAVHAAFALVVDLGRLMGYEYTEQSQAVVRQLLRITLLGAAHNP, encoded by the coding sequence ATGCCAGCAACGCCAGAGGTGGGCGCGGAGCGGCGCAGGCGACCCAAGGATCGCAAGGAGCAGATCGCCAGGGCGTCCGCCGAGGCGTTCAGCGAACTGGGCTATCACGGTGTGAGCATGGAGGACATCGCCGGCCGCGTCGGCGTCACGGCGGCATCGCTGTATCGGCACTACTCCCGCAAGTACGACCTGTTCCGGGTCGCGGTGCTGGGTCTGGGCCAGCAACTGGTGGAGTGCACCGCATTCGTCGACGACGTGTCCGAGGGTGAGCCCGGTGCCGACCCGGAGCAGCTGTGGGACCGCATCGTCACCGAACTCATCGACACAACGCTGCGCAACCGGACGAGCGGTGGCCTGTACCGGTGGGAGGGCCGCTACCTCTCCGACGATGACCAGGAAGTCCTCAACGCGCAGATCAAGCTCGTCAACCGCAGACTGCAACGCCCGCTGTCGCTGCTGCGGCCGAAGCTCAGTTCTCGGCAGCGTTGGACGTTGTCATCGGCCGTGCTCAGCGTTATCGGCAGCATCACCGACCACCGGGCTCAATTGTCCACCAACGAGATTCACGCCACGCTGACCCGGATCGCCCGTGACATCCGAGACATCGATCTGCCGGGTGAGGCCGCGCCGCGGGATCGTGCGGCCACCCGGGCCGTGGTGCACCCGGCGGCAGGGGAGTACGAGCGCATCCTGGCGGCGGCGATGCTGCTGTTCCACGAGCGCGGCTATCGGGACACCGGGATGGATGACATCGCGGCCGCCGCGGGTATGCCCACCACCAGCCTGTACCGGTTCTTCACAGGTAAGAGCGCGATCCTGGCCGCGGCGTATCGGCGGGCCGCCGACCGGGTGTCAGGTGATGTCTCGACGATCCTGGCCGAGTCCGACGGCCCCGTCGACGCCGTCAGCCGCCTGGTCGACACGTATGTCCGTCGGTCGTTCGCGGATCCGGAGATCGCCTACGTGTACTACGCGGAGCGGATGAACGTGCCCGCCGAGGAGCAGGCGGCGTTGCACAACATCCAGCGCGCGACGACGGAGGCCTGGGGCAGGCAGGTGTGCGAGGCGGTGCCCGAGATCACCCCGGCCGAGGCCCGGTTCGCCGTGCACGCCGCGTTTGCCCTCGTGGTCGACCTGGGCCGACTCATGGGCTACGAGTACACCGAGCAGTCCCAGGCGGTGGTGCGCCAGCTGCTGCGCATCACGCTGCTCGGCGCCGCGCACAACCCGTGA
- a CDS encoding o-succinylbenzoate synthase, protein MRVRFRGIEVREVALIEGPCGWGEFGAFLEYGPHEAAHWLASAIEAAHTQPPTPLRDRIPINATVPAVDAARVPEVLARFPGARTAKVKVAEPGQTLADDVARVSAVRALIPTVRVDANGGWTVRQAVAAAAALTADGPLEYLEQPCASVAELAELRELIDVPVAADESIRKAQDPLRVVRARAADVAVVKVAPLGGVRPLLDIAAQIDIPIVVSSALDSAVGMSRGLLAAACLPDLPYACGLGTGGLFTEDVAEPLVGVDGHLPVGPTVPDPARLHALAATPDRRQWWIDRIAECLPLAR, encoded by the coding sequence ATGCGAGTGCGGTTCCGCGGTATCGAGGTTCGCGAGGTCGCGCTGATCGAGGGGCCCTGCGGCTGGGGCGAGTTCGGTGCGTTCCTCGAGTACGGTCCGCACGAGGCGGCGCACTGGCTGGCCTCGGCGATCGAGGCGGCCCACACCCAACCCCCGACCCCGCTGCGCGACCGCATCCCCATCAACGCGACGGTGCCCGCCGTCGACGCGGCCCGTGTCCCCGAGGTGCTGGCCCGGTTTCCCGGCGCCCGCACCGCGAAGGTCAAGGTGGCCGAGCCGGGGCAGACGCTGGCCGATGATGTCGCGCGGGTCAGCGCGGTGCGCGCGTTGATTCCGACCGTGCGGGTCGACGCCAACGGCGGGTGGACGGTGCGACAGGCCGTCGCCGCCGCGGCCGCGCTGACCGCTGATGGCCCGCTGGAGTACCTCGAACAACCCTGCGCCTCGGTGGCGGAGCTGGCCGAACTGCGAGAGCTCATCGACGTGCCGGTCGCCGCCGACGAGAGCATCCGCAAGGCGCAGGACCCGCTGCGGGTCGTGCGGGCCAGGGCCGCCGACGTCGCGGTGGTCAAGGTGGCGCCGCTGGGCGGCGTGCGGCCACTGCTGGACATCGCCGCCCAGATCGACATTCCGATCGTGGTCTCCAGCGCGCTGGACTCCGCGGTGGGTATGTCGCGTGGACTGCTGGCCGCGGCCTGCCTCCCTGACCTGCCGTATGCGTGCGGGTTGGGTACCGGCGGACTGTTCACCGAGGACGTCGCCGAACCGCTCGTCGGCGTGGACGGTCATCTGCCCGTCGGCCCGACGGTGCCCGACCCCGCCCGTCTTCACGCGCTTGCCGCAACGCCCGATCGGCGGCAGTGGTGGATCGACCGCATCGCCGAGTGTTTACCGCTGGCACGCTGA
- a CDS encoding tartrate dehydrogenase, producing MGVTHRIAAIAGDGIGKEVMPEGVKVLEAAASAFDFAVDIEQFDYASADYWSKTGQMLPDGWFDELSAFDAIFFGAVGWPAVVPDHVSLWGSLLQFRRHFDQYVNLRPVRLLPGVRSPLAGREPGDVDFYVVRENTEGEYSSIGGKMFEGTHREIVMQETVMTRTGVDRILKYAFDLAQNRPKRHLTSATKSNGISITMPYWDERVEAMASGYGDVRVDKYHIDILAANFVMHPDRFDVVVASNLFGDILSDLGPACTGTIGIAPSGNINPERRFPSLFEPVHGSAPDIAGRGVANPVGQIWSASMMLEHLGEVEAGVAVLQAVETVLARGGSALTPDMGGSASTSDLGNAVRDELVRAAV from the coding sequence ATGGGTGTAACCCATCGAATCGCCGCCATCGCTGGCGACGGCATCGGCAAGGAAGTCATGCCCGAGGGCGTCAAGGTGCTCGAAGCCGCGGCCTCAGCATTCGATTTCGCCGTCGACATCGAGCAGTTCGACTACGCAAGTGCGGACTACTGGAGCAAGACGGGGCAGATGCTGCCCGACGGCTGGTTCGACGAACTGAGTGCGTTCGATGCCATCTTCTTCGGAGCGGTCGGGTGGCCCGCCGTCGTCCCTGATCATGTTTCCCTGTGGGGCAGCCTTCTGCAGTTCCGGCGTCACTTTGATCAGTACGTCAACCTACGTCCGGTGAGACTGCTGCCGGGAGTGCGCAGCCCGCTGGCCGGCCGTGAACCGGGCGACGTCGACTTCTACGTGGTCCGGGAGAACACGGAGGGCGAGTACTCCAGCATCGGTGGCAAGATGTTCGAGGGCACCCACCGCGAGATCGTCATGCAGGAGACCGTGATGACGCGCACCGGCGTCGACCGAATCCTCAAGTACGCCTTCGATCTTGCCCAGAACCGACCAAAGAGGCATCTCACGTCGGCGACGAAGAGCAACGGAATCTCGATCACGATGCCCTATTGGGACGAACGTGTGGAGGCGATGGCTTCGGGGTACGGCGACGTGCGCGTCGACAAGTATCACATCGACATCCTGGCGGCTAACTTCGTGATGCATCCCGACCGGTTTGACGTGGTGGTGGCAAGCAACCTGTTCGGTGACATCCTGTCGGACCTGGGACCAGCGTGCACCGGCACCATCGGCATCGCTCCGAGCGGGAACATCAACCCGGAACGGCGCTTTCCGAGTCTGTTCGAACCGGTGCACGGATCGGCGCCGGATATCGCGGGGCGCGGGGTGGCCAACCCGGTCGGACAGATTTGGAGCGCATCGATGATGCTCGAGCATCTCGGCGAGGTCGAGGCAGGCGTAGCGGTACTGCAGGCAGTCGAAACTGTTCTGGCTCGCGGCGGTTCGGCACTCACTCCCGACATGGGTGGGTCTGCGAGCACCTCGGACCTCGGCAACGCCGTGCGCGACGAACTCGTCCGCGCCGCCGTCTGA
- a CDS encoding LysR family transcriptional regulator, with translation MSDDVAFFEVVARSPSLTEVGREMGISVSAVSKRLAHLEKRLGVRLVQRSTRRLTLTMEGERYAAGAAVIAAQLAELEESVTGNYSQLRGRIRIHSSVGLGRAHIAPLLAEFVEQNPHVQVDVELSAKPFATAGTPFDIAIRVGALQDSRLTGRRLHPNRRVVCASPEYLLRHGTPESISDLDHHNCIVLRQDEGDFALWRFGGEGNEMSIRVAGNMISNDGDVTTQWCLDGRGLLMRSLWHVRPMLDAGTLVQVLPDIETPPADIHAVYSATPEPPRRVRAAVDYLQDRLGDRLR, from the coding sequence ATGTCCGATGACGTCGCGTTCTTCGAGGTCGTCGCTCGATCACCCAGTCTCACCGAGGTGGGCCGGGAGATGGGCATCTCGGTCTCGGCGGTCAGCAAACGACTGGCGCACCTCGAGAAGCGGCTCGGCGTGCGCCTCGTGCAGCGGAGCACCCGACGGCTGACCCTAACGATGGAAGGGGAACGCTACGCCGCAGGCGCGGCGGTGATCGCAGCGCAGTTGGCCGAGCTCGAGGAGTCCGTCACGGGTAACTACTCGCAACTGCGTGGGCGCATCCGGATTCACTCGTCGGTCGGCCTTGGCAGAGCGCATATCGCTCCCCTGCTGGCGGAATTCGTCGAGCAGAACCCGCACGTCCAGGTCGACGTCGAACTATCCGCCAAACCCTTCGCCACTGCGGGTACGCCATTCGATATTGCAATTCGCGTTGGCGCTCTGCAGGACTCGCGGTTAACGGGAAGGAGACTGCACCCGAACCGACGGGTCGTATGCGCGTCCCCGGAGTATCTGCTGCGACACGGAACTCCTGAGTCGATCAGCGACCTCGATCACCACAACTGCATAGTCCTACGCCAGGACGAGGGCGACTTCGCGCTGTGGCGGTTCGGAGGCGAGGGGAACGAGATGTCAATTCGCGTGGCGGGAAACATGATCAGCAACGACGGTGACGTCACGACGCAATGGTGCCTGGACGGTCGCGGGCTGTTGATGCGCTCCTTGTGGCACGTTCGGCCGATGCTCGACGCCGGAACGCTCGTCCAGGTGCTTCCGGACATCGAGACACCGCCCGCCGACATCCACGCCGTCTACTCGGCCACTCCGGAACCACCCCGCAGAGTGCGAGCGGCCGTGGACTACCTACAGGACCGGCTCGGCGACCGCCTCCGCTGA
- the pdxS gene encoding pyridoxal 5'-phosphate synthase lyase subunit PdxS, with protein sequence MTAAAEDKTVGTARVKRGMAEMLKGGVIMDVVTPEQARIAEAAGAVAVMALERVPADIRAQGGVSRMSDPDMISGIIAAVTIPVMAKVRIGHFVEAQILGSLGVDYVDESEVLTPADYANHIDKWKFTVPFVCGATNLGEALRRITEGAAMIRSKGEAGTGDVSNATTHMRTILGEIRRLGSLSTDELFVAAKELQAPYDLVVEVARAGKLPVTMFTAGGIATPADAAMMMQLGAEGVFVGSGIFKSGDPAARAAAIVKATTFYDDADVLAKVSRGLGEAMVGINVEDIAQPHRLAARGW encoded by the coding sequence ATGACTGCTGCAGCAGAGGATAAGACGGTGGGCACCGCCCGCGTGAAGCGCGGTATGGCCGAGATGCTCAAGGGTGGGGTCATCATGGACGTCGTCACCCCGGAGCAGGCTCGCATCGCCGAGGCCGCAGGTGCGGTCGCGGTCATGGCGCTCGAGCGTGTGCCCGCCGATATTCGAGCCCAGGGTGGCGTATCGCGGATGAGCGATCCGGACATGATCTCCGGCATCATCGCCGCGGTCACCATCCCTGTGATGGCCAAGGTCCGCATCGGTCACTTCGTGGAGGCGCAGATCCTGGGCAGCCTCGGCGTGGACTACGTCGACGAGTCCGAGGTGCTGACCCCGGCCGACTACGCCAACCACATCGACAAGTGGAAGTTCACGGTTCCCTTCGTGTGTGGCGCGACCAACCTGGGCGAGGCGCTGCGCCGCATCACCGAGGGGGCGGCGATGATCCGCTCCAAGGGTGAGGCCGGCACCGGGGATGTCTCCAACGCGACCACCCACATGCGCACGATCCTCGGCGAGATCCGCAGGCTCGGCTCCTTGTCGACCGACGAGTTGTTCGTCGCCGCAAAGGAACTGCAGGCACCGTATGACCTGGTGGTCGAGGTGGCTCGCGCGGGCAAGCTGCCCGTCACGATGTTCACCGCCGGCGGCATCGCCACCCCGGCCGATGCCGCGATGATGATGCAGCTCGGCGCCGAGGGTGTGTTCGTGGGCTCGGGCATCTTCAAGTCCGGTGACCCCGCCGCGCGGGCCGCGGCAATCGTGAAGGCCACCACCTTCTACGACGACGCCGATGTCCTGGCCAAGGTGTCGCGCGGGCTGGGTGAGGCCATGGTCGGCATCAACGTCGAGGACATCGCACAGCCACACCGGCTCGCCGCACGCGGCTGGTGA
- a CDS encoding L-serine ammonia-lyase produces MTISVFDLFSVGVGPSSSHTVGPMRAAARFVDDLRLLAVIDSVTCVSVDLYGSLAATGAGHGTLPAVLLGLEGCRPEEIDTDDMELRLQAMRNTGRIRLGGERAIALAEDEINLHPQISLPFHPNGMRLIAFTSEYAEVHRQTYYSVGGGFVVTEAESAQPTAPSRGAVSFGSAEELLALTGTLGLSVGGIMLAHERTLRTEREVRDGLLHIRDVMVECQNRGMQRDGLLPGVLRVRRRAHRWFEQLQAEDPDRRPEFAEDWVNLVALAVNEENASGGRVVTAPTNGAAGIIPAVLHYAMHYTECGRRNPDDTAVRFLLTAGAIGSLCKERASISGAEVGCQGEVGSAASMAAAGLAEILGGTPQQTENAAEIAMEHSLGLTCDPIAGLVQVPCIERNAISAGKAINAARMALRGDGTHRVSLDQVLETMRSTGADMLTKYKETSTGGLAINVPVSFVEC; encoded by the coding sequence ATGACCATCAGCGTGTTCGACCTGTTCTCGGTGGGTGTCGGACCGTCCAGTTCCCATACGGTGGGCCCGATGCGCGCCGCGGCGCGATTCGTCGACGATCTGCGTCTGCTTGCGGTGATCGACAGCGTCACCTGCGTGAGCGTCGACCTCTACGGATCGCTTGCTGCAACCGGGGCCGGACACGGCACTCTGCCTGCGGTCCTCCTCGGACTCGAGGGCTGCCGTCCGGAGGAGATCGACACCGACGACATGGAACTGCGTCTGCAGGCCATGCGAAACACCGGCAGGATCAGGCTGGGCGGCGAGCGCGCGATTGCCCTGGCCGAGGATGAGATCAATCTGCACCCGCAGATCAGCCTGCCCTTCCACCCCAACGGGATGCGGCTGATCGCCTTCACGAGCGAGTACGCCGAGGTGCATCGGCAGACGTACTACTCGGTCGGTGGCGGATTCGTCGTCACGGAGGCGGAGAGCGCGCAGCCCACCGCACCCAGCCGCGGCGCGGTGTCGTTCGGCTCCGCAGAGGAACTGCTCGCGCTGACAGGGACTCTCGGATTGTCGGTGGGCGGCATCATGCTCGCTCACGAGCGCACGCTGCGCACCGAACGTGAGGTCCGTGACGGACTTCTGCACATCCGTGACGTGATGGTCGAGTGCCAGAACCGCGGTATGCAACGTGACGGACTGCTGCCGGGCGTGCTGCGGGTCCGCCGCCGGGCCCACCGGTGGTTCGAGCAGCTGCAGGCCGAGGATCCCGATCGCAGGCCCGAGTTCGCCGAGGACTGGGTCAATTTGGTCGCGTTGGCGGTCAACGAGGAGAACGCCTCCGGTGGTCGCGTCGTCACCGCGCCGACCAACGGCGCGGCCGGCATCATCCCGGCTGTGTTGCACTATGCGATGCACTACACCGAGTGTGGCCGCCGCAACCCAGATGACACCGCAGTGCGCTTCCTCCTGACCGCCGGCGCGATCGGTTCCCTGTGTAAGGAACGGGCGTCGATCTCCGGGGCAGAGGTCGGTTGTCAGGGCGAGGTCGGCTCGGCAGCGTCGATGGCAGCCGCCGGGTTGGCCGAAATCCTCGGCGGCACGCCCCAACAAACCGAGAATGCCGCCGAGATCGCCATGGAACACAGCCTCGGACTGACGTGTGACCCCATCGCCGGACTGGTCCAGGTGCCCTGTATCGAGCGCAACGCCATTTCGGCGGGAAAGGCGATCAACGCCGCCCGGATGGCGCTGCGCGGCGATGGTACCCATCGGGTGAGTCTCGACCAGGTTCTGGAGACCATGCGCAGCACGGGCGCGGACATGCTCACCAAGTACAAGGAGACCTCCACCGGTGGGCTTGCGATCAATGTTCCTGTGAGTTTCGTCGAATGCTGA
- the glyA gene encoding serine hydroxymethyltransferase: MSALNQSLAEYDPDVATLIGRELERQRTGLEMIASENHAPVSVMQAQGSVLTNKYAEGYPGRRYYGGCEHVDGIEQLAIDRVKGLFGAEYANVQPHSGATANAAVMHALIKPGDTILGLSLAHGGHLTHGMKINFSGKLYKVAAYGVSEKDYLIDMDEVAAAAREHRPQLIIAGWSAYPRQLDFARFREIADEVGAYLMVDMAHFAGLVATGLHPSPVPHAHVVTSTTHKTLGGPRGGIILTNDADIAKKINSAVFPGQQGGPLEHVIAGKATAFKMAAEPDFRERQQRCIDGARIIAERLSAADAKEAGIAVVTGGTDVHLVVVDLRDAAIDGQQAEDRLEAIGITVNRNAVPFDPRPPMVTSGLRIGTPALATRGFSTADFAIVAELIAQALIAEEGGDTTDLRARVRSLADAYPLYPGL; this comes from the coding sequence GTGAGTGCCCTGAATCAATCACTGGCGGAATATGATCCAGACGTTGCGACACTTATCGGCAGGGAACTGGAGCGCCAGCGCACCGGCCTGGAGATGATCGCGTCGGAGAACCACGCGCCGGTATCGGTCATGCAGGCCCAGGGCTCCGTGCTGACCAACAAGTACGCCGAGGGATACCCGGGGCGCCGCTACTACGGCGGCTGCGAACACGTCGACGGTATCGAGCAGCTGGCGATCGACCGTGTCAAAGGGCTCTTTGGTGCCGAGTACGCCAACGTGCAACCGCATTCGGGTGCCACCGCCAACGCCGCGGTGATGCACGCGTTGATCAAGCCCGGCGACACCATTCTGGGCCTGTCCCTGGCACATGGGGGACATCTCACCCACGGCATGAAGATCAACTTCTCCGGCAAACTCTACAAGGTTGCCGCCTACGGAGTCTCGGAGAAGGACTACCTCATCGACATGGATGAGGTCGCGGCCGCGGCGCGCGAACACCGGCCCCAACTCATCATCGCGGGATGGTCGGCCTATCCGCGTCAGCTTGACTTCGCGCGCTTCCGCGAGATCGCCGATGAGGTGGGCGCCTATCTGATGGTCGACATGGCCCACTTTGCCGGACTGGTCGCCACAGGTCTGCATCCCTCACCGGTTCCGCATGCGCACGTGGTCACCTCCACCACGCACAAAACACTGGGCGGGCCGCGCGGCGGGATCATCCTGACCAATGACGCCGACATCGCCAAGAAGATCAACTCGGCGGTGTTTCCCGGTCAGCAGGGCGGCCCGCTGGAACACGTGATCGCCGGCAAGGCAACGGCATTCAAGATGGCCGCCGAGCCCGACTTCCGAGAGCGTCAGCAGCGTTGCATCGACGGGGCGAGAATCATCGCCGAACGCCTCAGCGCCGCCGACGCCAAGGAGGCCGGCATCGCCGTCGTCACCGGTGGCACCGACGTGCACCTGGTCGTCGTCGATCTGCGAGACGCCGCCATCGATGGTCAACAAGCCGAAGATCGACTGGAAGCCATCGGGATCACGGTCAATCGCAACGCGGTCCCCTTCGACCCGCGGCCTCCGATGGTGACGTCGGGACTCCGCATCGGCACACCCGCGCTGGCGACCCGAGGCTTCAGCACCGCCGACTTCGCGATCGTCGCTGAGCTGATCGCGCAGGCACTCATCGCCGAGGAGGGCGGCGACACCACCGACCTCCGCGCTCGCGTGCGCTCATTGGCCGATGCGTACCCGCTCTATCCGGGACTGTAA
- the gcvH gene encoding glycine cleavage system protein GcvH, with the protein MSDTIPDDRSYTEEHEWVSLPPGADLPDGPVRVGVTSIATDSLGELVYVELPEVGAEIVAGESCGEVESTKTVSELFPPVTGRVVEINEAVKSDPSIITADPYGEGWLFAVQATATGTLLTAAEYAAKNEATA; encoded by the coding sequence ATGTCTGACACCATTCCCGACGACCGTAGCTATACCGAAGAACACGAGTGGGTTTCGCTGCCACCCGGCGCGGACTTGCCTGATGGACCCGTGCGCGTCGGTGTCACCTCCATCGCCACGGACTCACTCGGCGAACTCGTCTACGTTGAGCTGCCCGAGGTCGGCGCTGAGATCGTCGCAGGCGAGAGCTGTGGTGAAGTCGAGTCCACCAAGACGGTGTCCGAACTGTTTCCGCCGGTCACCGGTCGGGTGGTCGAGATCAACGAGGCCGTCAAGAGCGACCCCAGCATCATCACCGCAGACCCGTACGGCGAGGGCTGGTTGTTCGCCGTGCAGGCAACCGCAACGGGAACGCTTCTGACCGCTGCCGAGTACGCGGCGAAGAACGAGGCGACAGCGTGA